The Blastocatellia bacterium genome includes the window CCGTTGAATCGTCGGATCAATGCGACCGGGATATCCGGCCCGTTCGGCAATCTCCAGGAGGTTGACGCTATAGACCTGATTGTCGGTGCCGATGTACTTGAAGATTCCCCGCTGCGCCTCCGGCGTGAGGATCGCTTGCGAGGCGATGAATGTGGAGGGGACAGGATTGGCCTCGAAGTTGACGAAGAAGTAGAGTCGCTTCCGGGTGAACGGAAGCGGAATGTAGCCGCCGAGATTGCCGCCGAAATCGTTGTTGCGGACTTTGGACTTGGGCAGACCACGCGCGTTGTTGAAAAACGAGTTGGCGTTGAGGGCATCGTTCTCGATCTGGTGGAAGATCTTGCCGTGAAATTCGTTGGTGCCCCGTTTGGTGGTGAAGCGAATGGTCATGGCGCCTCCGGCCGCCGCATCCGCTCCCAGGCCGGTCGTCGAGATGGAGACTTCTTCGATCGCGTCGAGTCGCGTCGGAGCGAAGCCGAAGAAGCTGGTGCCGCCACTCTTCCACCGCTGGGAGTTGTTGTTCATGCCGTCAATGCTGATGTTCATCGAGGCATTGGGCAATCCGTTGAACGTGCTATCACGGGTGTTGGTGCCGGGTGTTTGGGCGCCGGCCATCAGCACGGCAAAGGGAAGGGTGTTGCGCCCGGCCAGCGGGAGCTTTTGCACGTAGTCGTTGGGCACCGTTTGACTGATCGTGTTGGAGGTCGTCTCCAGAACCGGCGTGCTGGTGGCGGTGACCTCCACCGTCTCCGACAGGGCACCCACCGTCAGATGCACATCCACATCGGTCGTCCGAGCGGTCTCGACCACCACGCGAGGGAGCACGGCGGTTTGGAATCCCGTCAAACTGGCCGTCAGCTCGTAGACGCCCGATTTGAGGTTGAGAAAGACGAATGTTCCGATGGCGTCGGAGGTCGTCGTCCGGATCTCGCCGGTCGCCAGGTCTTTGACCTGAAGTGAGACTCCCGGAACAGTGGCGCCCGTCGGATCGAAGACGCGGCCCCGAATATCTCCGGTCGTGCGCACCTGGGCCGCCACAAACAGCGGGACACCTCCCGCCGATCCTTCAGGATTGAGCCGCACGCACTCGGCCATCACCATCGGCAGAAGTAACAGGCCGGCGATCAAAGCGCGTATGTGTTTCATCGCTCTCCTCCCTATATCAAGAATGGTGTGACGCAGGCTTTCCCGCCTGTGCGGGCGATAGTGCAGATCCGTTCAGGCTGTGCGCTATTCAGGCTTCTGGGCGGAAGCCCTCGCTCCATAAAATCCTCCTCAAAAGGGCACTATGCCCCTGCGCAACCCTTCGGGTTGGGCTTGTTTGTCGGAAAGACACTAGGCCACCAACAGCCTCTCCGCCCGCGCCGGGCCGGGAGAAAAAGGATCATCGTTTCCCTCACCGCTCACCGATCCCCCTGGGACTGTCGTCGTCGAGGCGGAATATTCTTGCCATGATAGACGTCCATCGGAATGCGGTGTGTCTCGTAGACGCGACTGAGCAACTCGTAAAGCCGGGAGTCATATTCCTTGAGATCGTCCGGCGTCTGAACGCGCCGATTCCCATCGCGGTACTCGTAGTTGGACCAGAACCAGAATTGAGTTCCTTCCGCCCAATATTCGTTGGCGTTGGTCGAAGCATAGTGACCTTTCCAGAGCCCCCTGGTCATCGCCTCCCGATAGGCCGCCTGAATCTCCTCGTAGAGTTGGGGATCGGCCGTTCGGATGGCCACGCCCATAATGGCGTGGGCAAATTCATGGATGAGGATGTTCTCGCCGTAGTACCGCGTTCCCGGATAGCCGAGCAGATTTTCCTCGGCGCAGGTTGTGGGATTGCCTCCGAGCCCCCGGGCGCGGCGATCCCAGTACTCCTTGTCGGTCATACTGCCGATGCCGCCCGGCCGGTCGTAGTTGGCCCGTTCGGCCGGTGTCAGTCGCGGATCGTCGCGCGCCGGCTTCTTGCGGTTGCGATGCTCGGGAATATCGGTGGTGACTTCCGACTGGGCCATGACGCCGACGCGCATCTTCTTTTTGATCATCTCCTGTCGCAGATCGGGCCGCTTGGCTAGCATGGCGATGACGATGTCCCGCGCTACGAGCAAGGCGGCATCGGGCACTTTCTCCGAACTGAGAATGGGAATGCCCAGCGCATCGGTGTACTTTTTGTAGAACGGATCAACGTTGAGTGCAGCCGGAGGAGCCGTCACTGCCGCCCGCACGTAATCCTCAATGAACGGCTTCTCCTGGGCCGGTGCCGTTGCCACCCCGCCCAGGAGAGCCGCTGCCACAAGGAGGATTCGCCCTCTCTTTTGATAGGTCGTCTCGGCAGTTCGCCCCGTAGAACCTGAGCAGTGACTCTGCTTCTGTTCAACGGCGGTGCCTCTCATGATGCATTCCCTCTATCGCTCTGTGATAGGCGCCAGCCCGTGCACAGACAAGCGGTGCTGTGACAGCTGGCAATCCGACCACGCGACGCGACACATACCGAGACCCGACCGCGAGTCTAGCTCAATCCGAGGAGTTCCGTCTTGCACGCGGTTATGGTTGCTTGAACAGGCTTAGGGGAAGAATGTAGCGCGGACTTTCCAGTCTGCGTCTTGCGCCACATCAAAGCCTGCCCCACAAGGGGACTAATCCCGTTCAACGCGGCTTCAAATTGTTCAAGACAGACCCTCGAAATGGCCTTTACAGTGGGACCGAGGTCATGATTTTCAAGGGGAGGAGAGCCATGAAACGCGCCGCTTGTTTGTGGATCGCCGCAGCGTTCCTTCTTTTCCCGGTCACCCTGACGGCCTTCAGTCAGGTGGCTACGACCGGCCAGATCGTCGGCACCGTGCAGGACCCCTCAGGAGCCGTCATTCCCGGCGTCGAGGTGGAACTGCAGAACGAGGAGACCCGAGCCGTACATCGAGTTGTCTCTGGCGCTGATGGAGGTTTTGTCTTTTCCCCCTTGCCGCCGGGGACCTACACTCTCCGGGCGACGCTCCAGGGTTTCGAGACGGCTGTTTATTCGGGAATCATCGTCAATGCCGCTCGAACGACCAATCTGACGGTGCTGTTGAAACCGGGAGCGATCACCGACACGGTTGAAGTGGTGGGAGGAGCCCCCGTCCTGCAAACGACCACGACAACGATTTCGGACACCGTTGATCAAAAGTATCTCCAGGACCTGCCGCTGCCCGGTCGCAGTGCCTTGCCCTTCGCCCTGCTGATGGCGGGAGCGCAACAGGGCGTGACGGCCCGCGACAGCACGTTTAACGGCCTGCCGGGAGCGGCCGTCAATATCACGCTCAACGGTATCGCCAATAACGCGCAACGGTTCAAAAGCGGCGGCACGAGCTTCTTCGCTTTCGTGACGCCCCGATTGGAGACAATCCAGGAGGTCACCGTCTCGACGGCGACGCTCGGAGCCGACAGCACCGGGCAGGGTGGCATGCAGATTCAGTTCGTCACCAAGTCGGGAACCAACGCCTTTCACGGCGAGGTCTTCTGGCAGCACGAGAACTCGGCGCTCAATGCCAACAACTGGTTCAACAATGCCCGTCGCATCCGCCGACCGGTCTTCAT containing:
- a CDS encoding glycoside hydrolase — encoded protein: MRGTAVEQKQSHCSGSTGRTAETTYQKRGRILLVAAALLGGVATAPAQEKPFIEDYVRAAVTAPPAALNVDPFYKKYTDALGIPILSSEKVPDAALLVARDIVIAMLAKRPDLRQEMIKKKMRVGVMAQSEVTTDIPEHRNRKKPARDDPRLTPAERANYDRPGGIGSMTDKEYWDRRARGLGGNPTTCAEENLLGYPGTRYYGENILIHEFAHAIMGVAIRTADPQLYEEIQAAYREAMTRGLWKGHYASTNANEYWAEGTQFWFWSNYEYRDGNRRVQTPDDLKEYDSRLYELLSRVYETHRIPMDVYHGKNIPPRRRQSQGDR